The Theobroma cacao cultivar B97-61/B2 chromosome 1, Criollo_cocoa_genome_V2, whole genome shotgun sequence genome contains the following window.
CCGCCGAGGTTTTGGTGTAAGTATTCAGACACGACGACGGGGACAGCTAAGTCTTTTACACTTTGGAGGATGTGACAAGGGACCGTGACTAGGCTGAGGATTTGTCTCATGTCACTTTGGAATATGGTCTGAGCTACGCTTAGGGCTATGTCAGGTCTCATGTTGAAGAGCGTACGGCTGAATTCTTGAACCGCCACGGATTCCAGGTCGCCTCCCACGGCTAGTGGTGCGAACCCTGAACACCAGGCCTTGTAGTTAGCTCCCATTGCCTCGAAGAGTTGGTCCAAGTCTTCTTGCTCAAATCCCCCATAGTAATCCACATCATTGAGATAcctaaacaataattaaaaaaaaaggggtcaagttgaatataaaaacaaataagaaacTAAGAAAGGATCGTTTTagtaacaaaaaatgaaacaattgACTGGAAGTAATTTAATAGATCTTACATCTCACTGAAAGCTACCCTGTAGGTTTAAAAAAACAGAGAACtataatattcttttttgtttttacctGGGGGAAGCAGAAATCATGATGATTTTGGAGAAGAGATCAGGGCGAGAAATGGAAGCTAAGGCACCGACCATACCAGAAACAGAATGAACAACAAGAATACAAGAATTAACCTGGAGCTCTTCAAGGATAGCAAGCAAATCATAAGCATAACCTTCAAGAGTAGCGTAACGATTGAAATCAAAGTATTCCGGGTTTGTAGTTCCGGCTCCCATGTTGTCATACAAAACTACGCGGAACTCCTCCACCAGGTGAGGAACTAAGTGCTTCCAAACCGACTGGTCCGTCCCAAATCCATGAGCCAAAACTATGACTCGATCGCCTGAACCCAAAACCTTCACGTTGTGAGCTTCTTCCACGATCcccataattatttttttccccCAAAGCCCCGCTTCGCAGAGTGTGGAAAACAACCGAAAAAGTGATTGAGCTTTCACATGTgggtttatttatttgtaagTACAGTTGATATCTCTTGCCCTTTTGAAGACAGTTGACGAGGCAGATGGTTCCTAAGGACCGCAGATGACGATATTTTTGGAATAAGATTATTGGGTTCTTTTTACAGTATGCATAAGCATTGACTCCCTATTTTAAATCAGACCGTTGAGAGGGGTTTTGGTATGATCATTTTATGTGATTTGATTGTGATTGATCTGAAATTTTTTcaagtaaattttaaataattaaaattaaaaatttgtttaagtatgaataaaaaattaattttaaatagaGAATATTTACAGagtaatattaataattaaatctttGTGGAaacataaattatttataaaataccaattagaaaaattataaaatgttaagtgaaaaaaaaatattaaaactataaaaattgaaatttatccTTTTCTTTAATAGTTGAATTAAACAGTTTCCTAATAGGACACGACACCGATAGGTCCGGTTACCCTGACTATAAGGGTAAGTTTACTGTATTGTCGGCCCAACACAAGATGGCCCTTGCCAGATGGAGCTGACAATGAGATCCAACCTTCGATTGCAAGTGGTGGACTTGTcactttttcccttttcctttcttctttttgttttctcttttcctatTCGAATTACTATCAAACTTAATTTCCTACAAATTATAAgggtttcaaaaaaaaaatctaaaaatttatactactactactattaTGAATATTAATGTGTTCTCATAGATTCTTTCCATCCAAAGTTATATGTTAATCTAATCTCTATatgttttatgattatattttattaatgtttatgattttttaattttcaaaaaccaCCTCGAttttattgttaaaatttgaaaattttaatttctctatcttgaaatttttacattttcccATCAAAATATGTGTTTACTATAGTACAATTgccataaatttataaaaaaattactttaaaaataaagctaAAAGGGATGTAGAAATTTTGTTTGAGCCACACCACAACTCAAAACATTGTTGGTATCAGTATAAACAATGCCACCTAGTGGGGATTGGTAGGTGAGCTGTTAGTGTGTTGAATTTGCTTGAAAATTTGTATGTACCGACCACTATGGTACTACATAGCCAAAATAATATATCATTAAGCTACATATGAATTAATTAATCGTTCTgctattaaataaaataattttcgatAAAAGAATTCTTTAAATATCTGGATAATATCGTATTCAATGAGCATCTTGTAAACGgccaaaacaaagaaatatgaGCATCTTGTATTTAAGATCTGGAAGATgccctctctttttctccctctttctctctatgATTTGTCTTAgatatttttttccttctaagCTCACCAAATTCAAGTGATATTGATAGTATATATGTGAAAATTCGTTAATTTCATTATTGCTTTTAGAAAAATacgtagaaagtgaaagacaaatttttatttttattttgtacctttaaaatattgtaagataaattttttcaccaattattacttttaattGTTCAAGGTACAAGGGAATTTTGAATTCTCAATGTTGTTGCTGTCAAAATATAGTAAAATTAACCCTAGATACATTATCCAACAATAGATGCACATTTACGCCAATTCaataataagatttaatttgactaaatatataaaaaagtcCTCGAATAATATCAAGAAAGTTAATTTAAtccttatcattttattacgTTTAAATAAGTCtctaaacttttattttgatttaaataaattccttTTACTAACTGTTGACTAACAGTTAGTCAATGGTACactcaataattttttatatcacATCATCTGTCACGTAACATATTGACGTGTCATCTTAATGATATCAATATTATTAATTCAAACAAAACCCTAAACCCACGGACATATGACATGACATCAAAAATCCTTTTTATCCAttcaaatgtcaaaatttattagttagggatttgaaacaaaaaaaaaactaattattacAAATTGATTACCATTATTTCTTAACTGATTACTATATTCTTAATTGAAGCCATCCTTTCTAACAAAAAAGCCTtaatccaacttttcttattCGATTAAAGTCACTATTGCTCACaaacaaatattcattttcttcaacATTCCCTAAACCTAACGTCCTTTATAGCTTCaatcaaattagaaaaattgaattaggtttttttttgttaaaaaggATAGCTTCAATTAAGAAGataataattagttaaaaaacgatgataataagtttaaagcaattagttttttctttaattttttgtttcaaatttctaattaataatttttggatatttggatggatgaaaggaaaaaattcaattcttaGTCAGCAATTTTTTATACCATGTGACAGATGACATGGCATCAAAAATTATTGTCTGTACAATTAACTAACGGAAGTTAGTCAACGGTTAGTGAAATGAGCTTATGTGATTTAAAATAAGAGTTtatggatttatttgatcacaataaaaagataagaattaaattgatttttttagtatAGTTCAAGGGTTTAATTGTGTATTtagccatttttttttatcttcaaaatAAGACCTTTGTCTTGGATGGTAAAATGGggtaaaaagagaagaagaagaaggagtgACACAACAAATTCTAGTATTAATGACATCAAAATTATGATGTGGTTCTTTATCTCATACCTTGTTACATATTGTAGAAATGACTTACAAAATGTCCCCATCAAAATTTCAGTTGTGTCCCTAAGCAAGCTACCTATGTTGTTCAAGGAAATATCAAAGCTAGACTTCTTATCATGACTTGATATCCCTTCATTCAAATAGTGCGTGCTCCTTGTAGCTGCCCGACATCAGTAGGGGCAAAAGGAATCCATCGCAACACCTAATTTTCCATACAATCATTCGCTCTGTTTTCACCactctttgttcttcctttgttcttctatAGTTGATTTTCTCACACATACCGAATAGTTAAGCATACAAAGATTTTCACTGGAACTAATAATAGagttaaaatgttaaaaaagtGTACCAGATGATGTGTTTAGTCTGTTAATTCTTTGGCTCATCGTTTTTCAACGTGAAAACTTACAACTTTCTGATCAGACGAATGATATATGTAACATGGTGTTGGCTTACGCAGTGAATATTAAGGTAGGCCATAATCAATTATTACAAAAGGATATGCTCATATAGTGCTCGGAAATTGCAATCAATTCAACTGAATATTCATTGTGATAAGAGAGGAAGGTGCGCAGAAACTAGAAACACAATATGAACGgttttagtgaaaattttagtGATTGTTTTGTTACCATTTCTACCAGGGAATTGAAGTTCAACATTCTTATCCCTATCTCTAGGCGTTGCCCAAGTGTACCTACCAGCTACTTTTATCATTTCTTCGAAATTCTATTGGATTCATGCTACGGCACAGTCACGTCCCGTCGAATATGCCGGATGGGCGATCGATAGGTGATGTCAAGGCTTTTTACATAACGAGGAAAAGAGAGTATCAGGAACCACATACGAAGGTGGACCAATGGCATTTATGGCATTTACCTCCTTGATCCTTATCCgagaatatgaattttgagGTTACTTCGCAAAAGGAGGGACCAGAGCTGGAGGGACGTTGATCTAACGGAGGCCTGGACTTTGAAGCGCCTGTTTTTTGACAACACGTCACCCTCTTGTTTCAATCATGGGCCTGAAGAATTGACCCCTTAGACGTTGATGATTCAActctttttaaagtttttaccAATTACTACAACCTTTCATGGCTTTTCCCCTTTTCCTTTTGACCTTTTATATTCCCTCTGGCGAGCCATTACTTGGCCAAGAACGTTATAGCTGTTAGTTAAAGCTCCAACTAACACACGGGCGAAATACCCCACCAATTAATTCGTTTTGGAGCTGTATTGTGAAGGGAAATCTCTTTGTGGACGGTGCTGGGAACATTTTTTAGGATGATGGAAGTCAAGTTTGGGATGGCCAGACGTGGTATTGTCTTCGAGATATGACGACCTGATAAAAGATTTCGTGTTTTGTGCAAAGAAGTTGACagaatttattcatttatggGATTCCCATTTTCCTTGAAGGAAAAAGTAGCTGGGGCAGTGGAAAGAATAGTGGTAGTTTCGTGTGGTTTAGAAAATCTTAGCGGTTTGGGCGTGAATAATATTTGAGTGCAGCGGCTGGGTGTTCACCAGGCAAGTAACAAAGATTGCTTTAGGATGGGCAACGTTGGAGACAGTAACAAATACCTGATCCAAATGGCAGATCGGCTCGACAATTTTATGGAACATACTTACGTAGAGGGAGAAGATACGTTGTAACGAGTGAAATGGAATGTGCTAGaagtaacataaaaaaaagaagattggAGTAATCATTGAAATGTAAGTATTTTGGTGAAAGACGgtgaagaataaaaaaaaaataacaaagttTTGGGCTACAATGAATGAGAAGAGTTGAGTAGAGAGAATAGTTGGAAgagttttgagaaaattttgaagataaTCTTTATTGGGTTTCTAATAATTTCTCTTTGCCTCTCAACCTCAAAGATTCTCGTATTTATATTGGCAaaaagcattttttttaaaaatagttgATTAAAACACGGTCAATTATGAAAGAATATGCTTGTCatgaaagaataattaaaaaataacttgtgggatattaagaaaataatcaCATAGTTAAGTAGTGGGCGTAAGTTTtgagtaataaaataataacatttGATAGTGCGTCATGTATATTcttaaagaataaagaaagaaaaaaatgataaaatacatatacttcaagtaaaggtaaagaaaaagccttcttaattatttttatatctaaATTATCAAGTCGTACTCTCTAAAACATCTCAATTATGAAAGTAACTCATGAACTTTATCACTTATTTCGAGTTATTTCACTTCTCCGtataaatagttattttatgtttattcaTGGACACTTACACGCTCGAATAGACTTGGAGAGCTTTTGTGCTTGGAACGACAAAGAGAGCTTCTGCGCTCGAAACACCTCTAGCTGCTTCTATACTTGGAATGTCCCTAGACGCTTCTACTCTTGAAATGTCTTTAAGTGTTTTCACGTTCGAAACattcttgatttaatttttttataatataatgttttaaaaataataattaaccaaaatttatcaTCTACAACTTCGAATAGTTTGAATTACTGTTGGCTAATAAAGAAGACATGCATTCTCTCTGCTTCAGAAGTGAACTAGGCCTTTGCCTTCTGTTATGAACAATAAGTAGCGAAGACATATATTGGCTTGAATAATTTTCAGTTTGCAAAAGATTTTACTAGATTTGGATCCTGTTAATTGCATATTCAACATATAGTCGTTAGAAATTGTTggtttttgtttctaaagaatatatactaatatttttaacaaaactTCCCAAGCTCTTTTGGCCCCAGAATGCTCCATCTACAGTTGGATACACAATCAGCTGTCACCCAGCTACATCATTAATAACATAGTACTATATGACAAGGTTATATCATAGATGTACTGCTTAGTGGTTAGCATGCGACATTTAGTTTTTAGGATTTGGGATTTCAAATTGGAGGTGTAAATTTTCGATCTTGAGAAAGAAGggacaaaaaatttataagatcAGATCAGAGGACCATGTTTCATTGTGTAAAGTTAACAATAGGTGACTGCTCATGAAATTATAAGATCCCTTTTCTGGGCTTTCCAGCCGGTTTCTAGCGGAAGAACACTGCTCTAGAGTCACATGGGTAGTTGATAAATTTGCACAAGGAAAATCTTGAGTTACCATTTACCAAGCAGTTCACATAGAAATAGTATCAGGAATTTCCTCCATTTCGGTCTTGGGATGCAGCGTGCCTGACTAAGATGTTATGacaaaaggaaaatagatGCCACGAGATCTGAATTCCTTCTAGATCCTCAAGTAGTCATAGCCAACAAGTCTATAATTGTCCGTGGATTTATCCATGGTGTCAAAGGGAGATGAATCTAGAGAGCACTAAAGTTTTCCGTATGGTGCATCACTCGTGCAATCAATTGTCACCTCTTGCAATCCAACAAGGCAACAACATccaaaatttaactaattcATTGCCATCCAACAAACAACAACATCCAAAATTATCAAAAGCAATCATGTAATGTCTCATACGAACCAGGCACCAAACCTCGGAATCTGTTATTTCTAGGTAATATATACCACCTTTACTGTGGTTTTTACCCTGAGCAAAGTCTGGCCTACACGTCAGGAAATGCTAATCCAAAGGATGATTGGCATATAAAGATAACAAATTGTATACAAACAATTTCCCTATTCTTTCTGTGTATTATCTTACAgaataaaagaacaaattgTATGCATAGGTAATTCTCCATAAAAGAGGGAACTATTGTAGATGACCAAGAAAAACCCAAGCTGGGAAGTGAGCAGCAGCTTCAATTTGGCACCTCTAAAATacacaaaatatatatacagcAAGCTCTAATGATCattatttcaaaatcccaTTTTCTTCTCAGGACCAGTCCAACCGGATCTATCTATTTCGCATAAATAACGTGTTCATTCACTAGAAAAGAGAATACCAGCTTGTCCTGGTTGTGCTGTTTAGTGAACAGGATGAAACGAGACATCTGCTTCATCAGCATTCGGAGAGAAGATGTCAACAGGGGCGCTAGTCCAGTCGACAAAATTTCGATCCTTGAGTCTACCATTAGAAGAGCTCAATGGATGATCCAAGTACATGACTATAACAGTGATATCATCGTGGAAATGGCGTCTTACCcctttttcaattcttttaaTATCCTGGTATctcatttctcttttctttgcaGCCTCCTTAAGTGCAGCTCTTACCAATCGCTTTGCTATTCCCTATGAAACAAAGGATACATCATCTCCACCTCATTGCATAGTAGTTAATTAATGATTTGAGCCCACATACATTAACAGGGAAAGTGACAAGGCATGTAAAGTTATAAATGAGAAGTGCAAGAAACCATATATGAGGATGGGGCCTTACAGCTCTAGGACTTTTCAAAACAATCTCACAAGCTGCTTGATCACTTAACTGCTCCCAAAGGCCATCTGATGCAAATATCAAGAACAAGTCCTCAGGCTTCAACTTCCGAATTAATATTGAGGGCTCTGCTGTCATTACAGGTCTTTTCAAAGGAATTGGCAATCCAAATTGTTGAAATAGAGGATCCCTGTTGAACTCAGGTTTCTTTAGATATATATCTCCAATTGATCTCGAGACCTAAACGAGGAAGAGTTGTAGATTAAATCACACGGTGCTCTTCACGACCATATATTCAAATCCTAGTGATGATCAAACTATCAACTAAAAGTCCATAAGCAAGGGAAACAAGCGTATTTACAGTCATAAAGTTGTACTGAAGCAACAGAAACCATGTGACTTCTTTAATTATACGAGAATGGTCCCAAAGTAAAATTGGAGAAATCATTTTTGTACTCAGTTCTCAAGTGAAATTTTATCTCTGACAAAGTGTAAATAGAATCTCCAAATTGAACAGCAAAGTTGATGCATGGAAGTCACAGGCAGCACGCATACCATGTAAATGTTTGTTCACAAGTGATTACATATACCTCTCATCACAAGACAATGCATCCCAGTCTGTGATTCATGTATACCTCACTATGCACTCTTTGAATAAATTACACTTATATTTGGATGAGAGACTGAGAGTGCCTGAACAGGTGGAAATGTGATTTGCAGAGGGATATGGATGCAGAGAAAGAATAAACACAGATGCGACTGAAAGAAATTGAGTTTGAAGATTCCCTGATGCACATTTATCGAATGGGAATATAATAATTTGGACAATAAACTTCTAAATGACACATATAACTGATTCAAGGACTACCACAGAATAAAGAATAGAATATCATGCCTTCTATCCTAAACAAAAGGTATATTTTCCTCCTCCTTTTTAGTTCTGATGAAATGATCTTTTGCTTTCCACGAATAACTAAAACTCAAAATATCCAaaccttaaaatatttaatatgaaaagaaaattctcTGTGATATTCATAAAATTAGTGCAAGCAAACAGTAAGATGCGAGCAGTGGAAGACAAGAGGAATATTACAATGGGGAAGGTATGGGTGCAGTGCCACTACACATACAAGTTTGAGCTCAAAGCTGAGGTTCATCCTTCTGGGAAAATCTTGTCTCCAATAATTGTCAAATTTGTAGATGGCATAAAATCTATATGTGGCCATTTTAATGCTCAAGAGAGTAAAAAAAGTGGTGCATCCATCGAAGTCAAAAGAAGATTAAGATGCCTGATTGATCTATTGGAATATCATactaatattcaaaaaaataattagaaaCTACATGCTAGATCCAGAGGAGAGGCTAAACATTTGGCTAAGCAAGCATAGTCAATTAGTAATATTATAGAGAATGGTAATCATACAAAGGAATATGAAGATCTTCATATCAGCTAAAGTGCCTAGATAATACTAGCACAGAAAAGTTCGTTTCTTCTATGCACAAAGAATGATAACCCCAAATCTTAATTGTTGTCTAGAGCATAACCTAAGAAAATTAGAAGCCATGGAACTTGCCATTTGAATTGCAAATTCCTGGCGAAGCAGAGGAGCAGCTACAAAATTCCACCTGGGTACTTAAAGCAGATCAAATGCACACACAGTGGCACAGTCAAATACTAATGAACATTCCAACATAAACCACATCAGAAATGCACAGATGGCAACATGTTAAAACTAATCTAGAAGCACAAAAATTTAGAGTATTAGAACAACAGAAGTTAGCAAACTATCAAATCACCGAGGCAGTTAACTAAAGAAACCAACAGCAATACCAAAATTGGTACCTGAATTATGCCCTTTATCCGCCAAACTCCACGGTTATTCACCACGATGTGAGAATCATCGGGGTGAAGTGCTACAACCTCCTTCCTCACCTCTTCCACACCAACATTATGATCAGTTGATAACCGTTCTGCTACCAACTGATTATTGGTCCCATTTGGGGACCCTCCCCGGCCAAGCACTGCCCTCGAGTCTCCAAGATTAGCCACGTATAGAACACCATTAGCAATGGCCCCAACAAGACAACATGAACCAACTGAAGCAATCTGTGGCCTAGATGGCCATGATCTCTTCACTAAGCGCAAAAACTCCTCTTCAGTAGCTTCAAACGCCTTCCTTATTACTTCTGCTGATACCCCTCCATGCTCCGATGCAAACTCTACCACAATTGAACCAACCAAAAAAATGAACTTCTGTTTCTCTAAATACTTGACCAGAGCTCTGaattaacctaaaatttgACTTTCCTTTATATCAAATGTTTGTTTGGTTTCAATTAGTATATTTTAgcattagtttctttctctttaaACATTCTAGGCAATCGAACCCCAAGAAACAAGCACTTACTatgaagaaaaggaaacaaatgGTGAGTGATGAAACGGGAAGCCTCAGGTCCGCCATGACCATCGTAGACCCCAATATACGTGGCGGAAGGAGAAGTAAACACCTGTCCTTGATCCTCCAAAGAAGAATTCGCTTGCACAACTGCTATGGAGTAGTCCCCTGCAGCATGCGGCTTCAAGTCGATGTGCCACAACAGCTCGTCTCTTCGATCTCCTCCTCCGAAGCACTTCTCCAGTGGCCTCATGCAAATCTCCAACATGTTCTTGACCGTAAGAAATCTCGTTGAGCTTGGACGTCtttgaccaaaaaaaaagtaggGTCGCAATAAATAACTAATGGGGGGATTCTTTGGCAGGGAAAAACTGCAGGGCTTGCAGGGGGATTTTTCCACGAAACTGTAAATGGGGGTGGAGTTGTGAAATGTGTGATAGTTGAAAATATTAcatttgttgttgtttttgttGGTGTTGGTGTGTCGTGGGAGTTTGAAACAGGGGGACGGTTTGAAAATTGGAATGGTTCAAAGTAAACGGTTAAGGAAGAACGAAAGGACGAAAAAGAGTGGAGTTGACGTAGACGTGGGAAAACTTATCCAGTGCTTGTCTGCGACAGAGAATCTTATTCTATATAAAATTTACGCGTAGTATCCAAATCAGCTCTCCATCtgcttaaaattttcacaCCAGCCATGAATCTCAATTCCCATGTTTATGCTTTGCCAAAGGCATAGCTACCATTGCTGTTCTATGAAGAATTCAGTCTTCTTTTCTTGAGAGTTGAATGAATGAGaaggaaattttcatttttctgaTTTCATGCTCTTTTGAGCCTTAATTTTCGCTTGGTGCGGCTTGGACCATGCTAGATCCTTTAGCTTTAATTATTATAGGTTTTCTCTCCTTAGTACAAAGGTTTGGTGTATTGCCCATTggtgaaaataaagaaagaaaatataaacagAATATGCCTTGCATGATTGCAAGAAAGAATAAGCAAAAGCTAAGCAATTTTGTAAGGTCTGTAAACACCTGGCGGTTGTTCAAAATCACAGGCTCAAGTGTTTTTCTCGGTATTTTTTGTTAGGGAATTCTCTATTCCTATCGACATTTTTGTTCACACAAGAGTTAGTAAACTTATAATAGAATTtagtctctttttttttcaatgttgCATCATGTAATCACATTAAAAAAGTTTCATGGATTTTTTCGTCCCACTTGAACAAGCTTTATCTAATTACCAATTGATTGATTTGAAAGTTGATTTGCCTTTAATTTCCACTGAGAGTGGAGATATTTGATATTCTTAGTACTGGAGAGAAATGGAAGGGAAAACAAACAGGTGATCACCACTGACCCCTTTTTGGTAAAATCAATAGAatgggaaaagaaagaaagatttcACCCCTTCTTTTTCCAATAAGTGAAGGCTTGCTTGACTTTCAAGGTCTCACTTCTTGACTTATTCTGTGATTAGTGATCAAAGCAAGGAGTTCATTGTCGTAGCTAACACTCACATGCTTTTATGGTAGTGTCTAAGAAATATCACTAACCCTTAACCCAAAGCCAATAGGTTGCAAGAAACACGTGTAACATTTCCAAGCCGAAAGGGGTgaaaaaacaataaagaaaGCGGACTAGAAATGAAAACGATGATTAGACTCCAATTTGTTGAAAATACTTGCAGTTGATCGGCAGTGGAGAGTGACATATCACCTCACCTTTGtgtattttattattctcaCGATGCTTTTGATGAACAATCAAAATGTTGGTGATACAAGGAAGCTTAAAAAAATCTGGGTTTAATTATTTCTTCGAATGGGTGCCACTTGAATTTCAAGACAAGGACTTGTAGTTGAACAAGCTTGGTGTCTGGTTGGGAtcgtttttgaaaatattggtTTGCTGATTTTTAGGTTCTTGAATATGTTTGGTCGGTCAATTTATAATTCAAC
Protein-coding sequences here:
- the LOC18611243 gene encoding probable protein phosphatase 2C 63, yielding MLEICMRPLEKCFGGGDRRDELLWHIDLKPHAAGDYSIAVVQANSSLEDQGQVFTSPSATYIGVYDGHGGPEASRFITHHLFPFLHKFASEHGGVSAEVIRKAFEATEEEFLRLVKRSWPSRPQIASVGSCCLVGAIANGVLYVANLGDSRAVLGRGGSPNGTNNQLVAERLSTDHNVGVEEVRKEVVALHPDDSHIVVNNRGVWRIKGIIQVSRSIGDIYLKKPEFNRDPLFQQFGLPIPLKRPVMTAEPSILIRKLKPEDLFLIFASDGLWEQLSDQAACEIVLKSPRAGIAKRLVRAALKEAAKKREMRYQDIKRIEKGVRRHFHDDITVIVMYLDHPLSSSNGRLKDRNFVDWTSAPVDIFSPNADEADVSFHPVH
- the LOC18611242 gene encoding probable esterase D14L, translated to MGIVEEAHNVKVLGSGDRVIVLAHGFGTDQSVWKHLVPHLVEEFRVVLYDNMGAGTTNPEYFDFNRYATLEGYAYDLLAILEELQVNSCILVVHSVSGMVGALASISRPDLFSKIIMISASPRYLNDVDYYGGFEQEDLDQLFEAMGANYKAWCSGFAPLAVGGDLESVAVQEFSRTLFNMRPDIALSVAQTIFQSDMRQILSLVTVPCHILQSVKDLAVPVVVSEYLHQNLGGQSIVEVMSSDGHLPQLSSPDIVIPVLLRHIRYDITT